A region of Paenibacillus sp. 37 DNA encodes the following proteins:
- a CDS encoding GNAT family N-acetyltransferase, which yields MNIQPLSLSDLETLGQLWRLQHVAYRLEAEIIGFQEIPPLMDTMETLRDCGESFYGCIHDDGELIGAVAVTEEEENTLTITRMMVHPDHFRKGIAASLMTYVLEQHADLPRYIVSTGTLNQPAVNLYTKFGFNPVEVTQIAPGVELTTFHKNKL from the coding sequence ATGAACATTCAACCATTGTCACTGAGTGATCTGGAGACGTTGGGACAGTTATGGAGACTACAACATGTAGCTTATCGATTGGAAGCCGAAATCATCGGATTTCAGGAGATTCCTCCTTTGATGGATACGATGGAGACACTTCGGGATTGTGGAGAGAGTTTTTATGGTTGTATCCACGATGACGGAGAGCTTATCGGGGCTGTCGCTGTAACAGAGGAAGAGGAGAATACACTGACCATTACACGAATGATGGTGCACCCGGATCACTTTCGCAAGGGAATTGCGGCATCTTTGATGACCTATGTGTTGGAACAGCATGCGGATCTTCCGCGTTATATCGTCTCCACAGGAACGCTGAATCAACCCGCAGTGAATCTGTACACCAAATTTGGTTTTAATCCCGTGGAAGTCACACAGATTGCACCTGGAGTGGAATTAACGACTTTTCACAAGAATAAACTTTAA